The Agrococcus sp. SGAir0287 DNA window TCGGATCCGCCCGCGCGAGCTCCGGGATGTACGCGGCGAGCTCGCCGCCGTCCTCCTCGGAGCAGGCTTCGAGGACCTCGGTCATGTAGTCGGGCAGCGGGGAGCGCATGCCTTCAGCCCATCACACGCTCCGCGAGGCGCCTGCCGGCCGCGATGGGCTGCGTGGCCCCGACCGCGCTCATCCGCCGCTGCGCCGGCCCTCCCGGAGGCGCACGACGGACTCCGCGGCGGCCACCGCCACGAGCACGAGGGTCGCGGTCACGCCGAGCACGACCGGGGGCACGAACGGGGCGAGGGCGCCGGCGGCCGCGAGCGCACCGATCCCCGCGAGCTGCGTCGGCATCCACCGACGCTCGAGCACGGAGCGGAAGAGCACGGTGCCCGTGAGGAACAGCGCGGGGCCGCCGAGGATGGCGAGCGAGGCTGCGAGCGACGGCTCGTCGGGATGCGACAGCATCTCCTTGTCGGCGACGCTCATCAGCACGATGCCTGCGATGACGGCGAGGTGGACGTAGGTGTAGGCGGTGCGCGCGAGCCGGCCGGGAGACTTCGATCGTGCGATGGCCTCCGACCCCATGCGCTCGCCGTGGTCGAAGTAGATCCACCACATCGCGGCGGCCGCGGCGAACGCGCTGACCATGGTGGCGACGGATGCGGGGGTCGTCTCCGTCGCGACGAACGCGAACCCGGTCACGAGGAACGACTCGCCGAGCGCGATCAGCACGAAGAGCGCAGCGCGCTCGGCGATGTGCGTGCCGGTCACGTCCCAGCGTTCCATCGGCGCACGGCCGAGACCGGGGGTGCGGTATCCGGTGCTGGCCGCGACGTAGTCGACGACGAGCGCCGCGCACCACATCGGCAGCTGCGCAGGCAGCGGCAGCAACGCACCGGCGATCCAGAGGACCGCACCGATGCCGACCCAGAAGAGCAGGCGCAGCACGAGCTCGGCGAGCTCGCGGTCGTGGCGCCACGTCGCCCACGCGAGGAACGCGGTGCGGCCCAGCTGCAGCACGACGTAGGCGATGGCGAACGCCCAGGCACGATCGCCGAAGGACTCGGCGATCGAGACGCTCAGCACGAAGGCGACGAAGGCGAGCGCGACGACCGCGCTGCGCACCGGCAGATGCTCAGGATCGAGCCAGTTGGTCACCCAGGTCGTCGAGATCCACACCCACCACAGCGCGCAGACCATGATCACGCCCTCGAGGGCGCCGAGCAGATCCTGGTGCTCGTACAGGTACGCGGAGAGCTGGGTCAGCGCGAAGACGAACACGAGGTCGAAGAACAGCTCGATGAACGTGACGCGGTCGGCGTCGCCATCCGAGTCGTGTCGCAGCACGTCGCGCCGCAGCCCGAACCATCCGCCCGTCATGACGCGATGATGGCAGAGCCGCGGACGCCGGATCGCCCCGCGGCCGACCGCGATGGGCAGGCGGGCTGCACGGCCGTGGGGCGCATGGTCGGAGCGGATTGCCCGCCGCCTAGGATGGGACACGCCATGAGCGTCCCCTTCTCCACCGCCACGGGCGCCGACGTGCGCGTCCGCTTCTGCCCGTCTCCCACCGGCACCCCGCATGTCGGCCTCATCCGCACCGCGCTGTTCAACTGGGCGTACGCGCGGCACACGGGCGGTCGGCTCGTGTTCCGCATCGAGGACACCGACGCGGCGCGCGACAGCCAGGAGTCGTACGAGCAGCTGCTCGAGGCGATGCGGTGGCTCGGCATCGACTGGGACGAGGGCGTCGAGACGGGCGGTCCGCACGCGCCGTACCGCCAGTCGCAGCGCGGCGAGATCTACCGGGGCATCATCGATCGCCTGCTCGAGGCCGGGCATCTCTACGAGTCGTACGCGACCGCGGAGGAGATGGAGGAGCGCAACCGCGCCGCGGGCCGCGATCCGCGCCAGGGCTACGACAACCACGAGCGCGACCTCACCGACGAGCAGCGCGCCGCGTTCCGCGCCGAGGGGCGCCAGCCGAGCCTGCGCCTCAGGGTGCCCGACGAGGACCTCTCGTTCGACGACCTCGTGCGCGGCGAGATCACCTTCCCCGCGGGCTCCTCGCCCGACTTCGTCGTCGTGCGCCCCAACGGCCAGCCGCTCTACACGTTCGTGAACCCCGTCGACGATGCGCTCATGGGCATCACGCACGTCCTGCGCGGCGAGGACCTCCTGTCGTCGACCCCGCGGCAGATCGCGCTCTACCGCGCGCTCGCCGACATCGGCCTCGTCGACGCGATCCCGCGCTTCGGCCACCTGCCGTACGTCATGGGCGAGGGCGCGAAGAAGCTCTCGAAGCGCGACCCGCAGTCGAACCTCTTCCTGCTGCGCGAGGCCGGCTTCATCCCCGAGGGGCTGCTCAACTACCTCGCGCTGCTCGGCTGGGCCATCGCGCCCGACCGCGACGTCTTCACGCGCGACGAGCTCGTCGCCGCGTTCGACGTGGAGGACGTGAACCCGAACCCGTCGCGGTTCGACGCGAAGAAGGCGGAGTCGCTGAACGGCGATCACGTGCGCGCGCTCGACCCCGCCGACTTCGCGCAGCGCCTCGTGCCGTACCTCGGCGACGCGCTGTCGTCGCCGCCGACGGACGCCGAGCTCGCGCTGCTCGCCGAGGCCGCGCCGCTCGTGCAGGAGCGCATGCAGCTCCTCGGCGAGGCGGACGGCATGCTGCGCTTCCTGTTCCTCTCGGCAGACGAGCTGCACTACGAGGAGGACGCGCTCGGCGCGCTGCGCGACGACGCGCACGCGACGCTCGCCGCCGCTGCCGCCGCGCTCGCCGACGAGGCGGTGCCGTTCACGATCGAGGACGTGGAGCGCACGCTCCGCGAGGTGCTCATCGACGGGATGGGGCTGAAGCCGCGCCTCGCGTTCACGCCGCTGCGCGTCGCGCTCTCGGGTCGACGCGTCTCGCCGCCCCTGTTCGAGTCGATGGTGCTGCTCGGCCGCGACGAGACCGTCGCGCGCCTCCAGCGCCTCATGGCCCGCATCTGAGCGTGGACGTCGACGTCGTCGTCGTCGGCGCCGGGCCCGCCGGGCTCGCGGCGTCGCTCAACCTCGCGCGCGCCCAGCGCCGCGTCGCCCTGCTCGACTCGAATCGGCCGCGGCACGCGGCGACGCTCGTGAGTCACGGCTTCCTCAGCCGCGACGGCATCTCGCCGCTCGAGCTGCGCACGCTCGGCCGCGAGGAGGTGCTCGCCTACCCGACCGTGACGTACGAGCGCACGATCGTGCACTCGATCTCGCCGGTGCCCGGCGGATTCGTCACGGTCGCGAAGCGTCCCGGCAACGACGAGCAGACGGAGGTGCACAGCCCGGCGGTCCTCGTCGCGACCGGCCTCACCGAGGCGCTGCCGCTGCCGTCGCTGGTGCGGCCCTGGTACGGCACGAGCCTGCACTCGTGCATGGACTGCGACGGCTACGACAAGCGCGGCCAGCCGCTCGCGCTCATCGGCGAGACCGACGACCTCGCCGAGCGCGCCCTCGTCATCCGCAGGCACACCGATGACCTCGTGATCTTCACGAACGGCGTCGCCGAGGTCTCTCGCGACGACGAGGCGCGTCTCGGCGCGCTCGGCATCGCGGTCGAGCGCACGCCGATCGCGGCCCTCGAGGGCGACCGCGAGGGGATGCGCGAGGTCGTGCTCGAGGACGGCCGCCGCTCGACGCGCACAGGCGGCTTCGTGCGACCGCGCTGGCACGCGAGCATCGGCTTCGCCGACCTGCTCGGCCTCGACCGCGACGCCGACGGCCTCGTGATCGTCGACGGCAGCCAGCGCACGAGCGTCGCCGGCATCTACGCCGCCGGCGACATCACGCCGGGCTTCCGGCAGCTCGCCGTCGCCGCGGGCGAGGGCACGATCGCGTCGTCGGTCATCAACCGCGACCTGATCGCCGCTGGTCGCTAGCCACGCTCGGGCGAGCGCAGCGAGCTCGTCGTCGACGCTCGCGCGCCACGCGGTGGGCCGCCGTCGATTCGCGTGCACCCTGCCCGTCGGCTATGCTCGATGCTTGGCCCGAGGGCCATTGGGGTATGGTGTAATTGGCAACACGGCTGATTCTGGTTCAGTTGTTCTTGGTTCGAGTCCAGGTACCCCAGCAAGCGGAGCGTCACCCGATCGGGTGGCGCTCTTCTCGTGCTCCGGGCGCGTGCGCGGCGCTGCACGGCGTAGGGTCGGGTGCGATCTCAGGAGGACCGTCATGATCGTCGTCGCCGCTGTGTTCGCCGCCCTGGCGGCCGCCGTCCACGTCTACATCTTCGTGCTCGAGACGCTGCGCTGGGAGCAGCCGGCCACGCGCCGCATCTTCGGCACGACGCCCGAGACGGCCGTCGTGACGCGGTCGCTCGCCGCGAACCAGGGCGTCTACAACCTGCTGCTCGCGATCGTCGCGGCGGCGGGCGTCCTCCTCGTGCTCGTCGCCGATCCCGTCTCGGGGGAGCGCGCGGCGGGCGACGCGCTGCTCACGGCGGGGCTCGGCTCCATGCTCGTCGCCGCGCTCTACCTCGTCGCGACCGACCGATCGAAGGCGCGCGCGGCTGCCATCCAGGGCGCGTTCCCGCTGCTCGGGCTGATCTCGCTGCTCATCGCGACCCTCGCCGCGTGAGGTCGGCCGCATCCGCGCGCCGATGACCGTCGACCACCGCGTCCGCTGGACGAGCGGCGCCTGGCGTGCGGACATGCACCAGTGGATCCGCGTCGCGCTCGCCGATCGCGGCGAGACCGTGACCCGCATCGACGAGCATCGCGTGCGGATCTGGTCGGCCGTGCTGCGCATCGAGACGGATGCCGGCGTGCGATGGGCGAAGGAGAACCATCCGGGATCGGCGAGCGAGATGGCGGCGACGGCGATCGCGCACCGCGTCGCACCCGGGCTCGTGCTCGAGCCGCTGGCCATCGACGTCGCGCGTGCCAGGCTGCTCACGGCGGACGCGGGCGTGCTGCACGAGGGCGGTCACGCGCCCATCGCGACCCGCATCGCGCTGGGGGAGACCATGGGCCGGCTGCAACGGGCGCTCGAGCCGCACGCCGACGAGCTCGTCGCCGCGGGCGTGCCGGACATCCGTCCCGCACGTGTCGTCGCGCGCCTGCGCGAGCGCGTCGCGCAAGCGGGCGCGCTGCCGCCCGAGCATCCGCTCCACCTCGACGACGAGGCGCGGGCCGCGATCCTCGCCCGCGTCCCGCGCGTCGACGAGCTGCTCGCCGTGCTCGCCGACGCCGGCATCCCCGCGAGCCTCGAGCACGACGACCTGCACCTCGGCAACGCCTTCGAGGTCGGCGGCGCGCTGCGCATCGGCGACCTCGGCGACGCGGTCGTCGCGCACCCGTTCGGCACCCTGCGCGTGCTGCTCGGCAGTGCTCGTGCGCGCGGCGTCGCCAGCGACGACCTCGAACGGATCCGCGCGGCGTACCTCGCCGGGTGGCGCGGGCGAGCCGGCGGCAGGACGCTCGAGCGCGCGGCCGACGCAGCGATCGCCCTGTCGGGCGTGCAGCGGTGGGAGGCGTGGTGGCGGCTCACGCGCGACGCGCCCGTGTCCGCCGTCGACGAGTACCGCCCCTACGTGCAGCCGCTGCTGCGCACGCTCGGCGACGTCGAGGCCTCGCTCACCCACGTGTGAGCGCGGCACGGCGCCTCAGGCCTTCGCGCGCTCGCCGCCGAACGCTGCGAGGGAGACGTCCTCCCATGCGCGCCACGTCGCGATGCGCTCCTCGTGGATGCCGACGATCGCGGGCACGACGTCGCCGAGGACGAGGCGTCGCGGCGGGCGCTCCGCGTCGACGAGCCGCAGCACGGCCGCGGCCGTCGCCGTCGGGTCGCCGAGCGAGAACGTCGACGCGTCGGCGGCCCGCACCGCGTCGTACTCGGGCATGGGCGCGCTCCGACGGATCGCTCCGGAGAAGCCCGTGTCGTACGGTCCCGGCTCGACGCACGTCACGTGGATGCCGAACCCGGCGACCTCCTGCGCGAGGGACTCGCTGAGCCCCTCCACGGCCCACTTCGACGCGTGGTACGCCCCGATGCCGGGATAGGCGCGCACGCCGCCCTCGCTCGTGACCTGCACGACGTGGCCGGAGCGCTGGCGACGCAGGATGGGCAGCACGGCCTGCGTCACCCAGACGGTGCCGAGGACGTTCGTCTCCAGCTGCTCCCGCAGCTCGCGCTCGGTGAGCTCCTCGACCATGCCCCACTGGCCGTATCCGGCACCGTTCACGACGACGTCGAGTCGGCCGAGGTGCTCGTGCGCGGTGGCCACCGCCTCGAGGACCGCCTGCCGATCCGCGACGTCGAGGCGGAGCGGCAGCAGCGCGTCGCCGTGGACCGCCACGAGGTCGTCGAGCCGTTCGATGCGCCTGCCCGTCGCGACCACGCGGTCGCCGCGCTCGAGCGCTGCCCGGGCCCAGACGCGGCCGAGGCCGTTCGTCGCTCCCGTGATGAGCCAGGTCTTCGTGCCGTCGTGTGCTGTCATGCCTCGACGATCTCGAACGGCGAGCCATGCCACCAGCGACGATCCAGCACTGCTGGCAGTCCGTCCTGGAATGCTGGTGCGATGACGCTCGACGTGCATCCCCAACTGCTCCGCGCGCTGCGCACCGTGCTCGAGGCCGGCTCGCTCACCGCAGCATCGGAGCGACTCGGCTTCACGCAGTCGGCGCTGTCGAAGCAGATCGCGGCGCTCGAGGCGGCCGCGGGCGCGCCGCTGCTCGTGCGTCGTCCGCGCGGGGTCGTCCCGACCGAGGCCGGCCGGCGCCTCGCGCGGCACGCCGCGGCAGTGCTCGATCGGCTCGAGGTCGCGGCCCGCGAGCTCGAGGTGCTCGACGCAACCGTCGGCGGGCGCGTCGCGCTCGGTGCGTTCCCCGCCGCGGCCGCGAGGCTCGTGCCCGTCGCCCTCGCGCGCCTCCGGCACGAGCATCCGGCCGTCGACGTCGAGCTCGCGATCGCATCGACGCCCGTGCAGCTGCGCCGACTGCGCGCCGGACGTCTGGATCTCGCGCTCGTCGCGTCCGGCGACGACCTGCCGGCGTGGGACGACGCGGGCATCGACCTCGAGCCGTTGCCGGTCGGGCGACCCGTGGTCGCGGTGGCCGCCGAGCACCGGCTCGCGGGCGCCGGGCGCGTCGGGGTCGACGAGCTGCGGCGCGAGCCGTGGATCGCGGGTGGTGGAGCGCCCGGCGCTCCGCAGTTCGGGCCGTGGCCGACGCTGCCGGATCCCGAGGTCGTCGCGACCCTCGAGGAGTGGACGGCGAGGCTCGGCTTCGTCGCCGCCGGCCTCGGCGTCACGACGGTGCCGTCGCTGCTGATCGACGCCCTGCCGCCGGGCGTCGTCGCCGTCGCGGTGGACGACCCCCGCCTCGTGCCGCGGTCGTTGCTGCTCGCGAGCGTCGGCGAGCGGTCGCTGCCCGCAGCGGCCGTGCGCGACGCGGTGCACGTCGAGGCGTCGAGCATCGCCGCACGCTCGGGCCGCTGACGGCGTGCGTCCAGCATCGGATGCGTCGCCGGGCATACGCTCGCGTCCGTGACCGAGCCCCAGTACGACCGCATCACCGTCCGCCAGCGCCTGAGCCTCACGGTGAACCGCTTCGAGATCCGCGCGGGAGGCAAGGACGGACCCATCCTCGGCATCGCGCAGCAGAAGCGCATGGCACTGCGGGAGCAGGTCACGTTCTTCGCCGACGAGGAGCGCACCCAGCCGGTCTTCGGCTTCCGCGCCCAGCAGGTGATGGACCTCGGCGCCACCTACGACATCACGGATGGCGCCGGCCAGCCCATCGGCTGGTTCCGCAAGGACTTCGGCAAGAGCCTGCTGCGCACGACGTTCCACCTCGGCGTCCCCTCGCAGGGGCTCGAGGGCTCGGGGCAGGAGCGCAGCCAGCTGCTCGCCATCCTGCGCCGCATCTCGGACATCGGCTGGCCCATGCACTTCGACTTCGCGGCGAACGACGGCACGCCCATCCTCGCGGTCGAGCGCGCCTGGGCGATGCGCGACGTCTACGACGTGCAGCTGCCCGCCGCGCCGAACGGTGCGCGCCTCGACTGGCGCGTCGCGGCAGCGATCGCCGTCGGCCTCGACGTGCTCCTGCAGCGCTGACGCGACAGGGCGAGCCGCTCGGGCGGGCTCTGCGAGGATCGTCGGCATGAAGGTGCTCGTCCCGTCGACCGTGTCCCTCGACCTGCCCGGCCACGAGGTCGTGGCGTTCGACCCCGATCGGCCGATCCCCGACGAGCATCGGGACGCGGATGCGCTCGTCGAGTGGGTGCTGCCCGCCGAGCGGCTGGCCGAGGCGACCGCGCTGCCGCGACTGCGTCTCGTGCAGACGCTCTCGGCCGGGCCCGACGTCATCGCAGCCGCGGGCTTCGACGACGGCGTCGCGCTCGCCTCCGGTCGCTCGCTGCACGACGCGACCGTCGCCGAGCACACGCTCGCCATGCTGCTCGCGCTCGTGCGCGACCTGCCTCGGCTCGCGAGCGCGCAGGACGAGGGCCGGTGGGACGACGCCTATCGCGCCGACCAGGCCGATCCGCAGACGGGCGGGCGCTTCACCCTCGACGGTGCCCACGTGGCGATCTGGGGCTTCGGCGGCATCGCGCAGCGCCTCGCGCCGATGCTCGAGGCGCTCGGTGCACGCGTCACCGGCATCGCGCGCTCCACGGGCGACCGCGGCGGCTACCCGGTCGTCGCGCACGACCTGCTGCCCGAGCTGCTGCCGCGCGTCGACGTGCTCGTCTCGATCCTGCCCGCGACCGCCGCGACCGACCGCGTGGTGGACGCAGGCGTCCTCGCGGCGCTGCCCGACCACGCGCTCTTCGTCAACGTCGGCCGCGGCGCCGTCGTCGACGAGGACGACCTGCGCGCCGCCCTCGAGCAGGGCACGCTGCGCGCCGCCGCGATCGACGTCACGCGCGTCGAGCCCCTGCCCGCCGGCGATCCGCTGTGGACGACGCCGCACCTGCTCATCACGCCGCACGTCGCAGGCGGTCGACCGAGGGGTGCGGCTGCGCTCGTGCTCGAGAACCTCGCGGCGATCGAGGCGGGCGAGCCCGTCCGCAACCGCGTGTAGCGCTCGGCCGCTCAGTAGGTGCCGGTCTCGCCCTCGGCGGGCCGCAGGCGCGCGACGGCGGCGCGGGCGCCGGCCGCGAGCAGCAGGACGTCGGCCGCGACGACCACGAACGCGGCGCCCGCCGCCAGGTAGTGATCGGCGTCGTCGGCGACGAACGCGTTGACGCCGACGGGCGTGCCCGCCGCGCGTCCCGCATCGATCACCGACACGACCGCGGCGCGCACCTCGTCGGCGGGCGGGAATCCCATCGACCCGGCGAGGTCCGCGGGGCCGACGAAGATCGCGTCGACGCCGTCGACGGCGGCGATCGCCTCCGCGTTCGCCACGCCCTCGACGGTCTCGATCTGCACGGCGAGCGCGACGAGCTCGTGTGCCGTCGCGACGTAGTCGGGCACGGCCGTCCACCGCGACGCCCGCGCGAGCGCGGAGCCGATGCCGCGGATCCCGCGCGGCGGGTAGCGCATCGCCTGCACCGCGGCTACCGCCTCCGCCTCGGTCGACACCATCGGCACGACGAGGCTCTGCGCGCCGGCGTCGAGCACCTGCTTGATGACGACGGGGTCGTTCCACGGTACGCGCACCAGGGTCGTCGCGTCGTACGGCTCGATCGCCTGCAGCACGCCGACGAGGCCGTCGATGCCGACGGGGGAGTGCTCGCCGTCGACGAGCACGAGGTCGGCGCCGGAGCCCGCCATGATCTCCGCCGCGATCGGGCTCGACGACGCCGTCCACACGCCCACGAGCGGATGCTCGGCGCCCGCGAGGCGATCGGCGAGCGTCGGCTTCAGTCGAATCGGCACGTGATGACTCCAAGATCGCGGTAGTCGCAGGCGATCTCGTCGCCGCGCTCGACCCACATGGGCTTCGTGAAGGATCCTGCCAGCACGATCTCGCCCGCCTCGAGCCGGTCGCCGTGCGCGCCGACCTTGCCGGCGAGCCACGCGACGCCACGGGCGGGATGCCCGAGCACGGCACCCGAGACGCCCGAGTCCTCGATCTCGCCGTTGCGAGAGAGCAGCGCGCCCACCCAGCGCAGGTCGACGTCGTCCGGCGCCGCGCGCACGTCGCCGAGCACCATGGCGCCGAGCGCGGCGTTGTCGCTGATCGTGTCGACGATCGTGCGCCCCTCCATCTGGATGTGGGAGTCGAGCACCTCGAGCGCCGGCACGATCGCCTCGGTGGCGGCGAGGACGTCGTGCTCGGTCGCGCCGGCGCCGAGCGGCTCGGCGAGCACGAAGGCCAGCTCGACCTCGACGCGGACGTTCGCGTACCGCCCGTGCTCGAGGGTCGAGCCCGATGCGAACACCTGGTCGTCGAAGATGACGCCGTAGTCGGGCTCCGAGATGCCGGTGGCGACCTGCATGACCTTGCTCGTGAGCCCGATCTTGCGGCCCACGACGCGGTGGCCGTCCGCCTCCCGGCGCGCGCGCCAGATGCGCTGCACCGCGTAGGAGTCGTCGACCGTCATCGTCGGATGCCGCGTGGTGAGCAGCTCGACGGTGCCGCGCGTGCGCGTCGCCTCGGCGAGCTCGTCGGCGAGCGCCGTGACGGTCGCGTCGTCGAGGCCGCGACCGGGCGCGACCTCCGTCACAGCTGGTGCCCCAGCTTGAAGCCCTTCGACGCCTCGCCGCGGTACGTGCCGTCCTCGTCCCCCGCGCGCGTGTACGAGAAGCCGTCGGCGCCGATCGTCACGGCCATCTCCGACGAGTCGGTGCGTGCGACGGTCTCGACGACGTTCCCGTCGAGGTCGAGCACCGGCGACGCCTCGGTGTACCAGGAGGGCACGACGGGGTTGCCCCACCAGTCGCGGCGCTGGTTGTCGTGCACGTCCCACGTGATGACCGGGTTGTCGGGGTCGCCCGTCCAGTAGTCCTGCGTGTAGATCTCGATGCGGTGCCCGTCGGGGTCCGTGATGTACAGGTAGAACGCGTTCGAGACGCCGTGGCGGCCGGGGCCGCGCTCGATGTGGTCGCTCATGCGCAGGGCGCCGAGCTTGTCGCAGATCTGGATGATGTTGTGCTTCTCGTGCGTCGAGAACGCGACGTGGTGCATGCGGGGGCCGTCGCCGCCCGTGAGCGCCGTGTCGTGCACGGTGCCCTTGCGGTGCATCCACGCGGCGTACGTCACGCCCTGGTCGTCCTTGATGTCCTCCGTCACGCGGAAGCCGAGGTCCTCGAGGTAGCCGCGGCCGCGCGGCACGTCGGGCGTGACCTGGTTGAAGTGGTCGAGGCGCACGAGCTCGCCCGCCGAGTAGAGGTCGTAGCGCATGTGGAGGCGCTCGACGTGCTCGACCTCGTGGAAGAACTCGTAGGGGAAGCCGAGCGGGTCCTCGACGCGCACGGTGTCGCCGACGCCCTTGACGAAGCCGTCCCTCCGCCGCTCGGTGCGGCAGCCGAGCTCCTGGAACCATGCCTCGGCGCGGTCGACGTCCTCCGGGGTGCGCACGCGGTACGAGAAGGCGGCGACGGCGGCGACAGGGCCCGTGCGCAGGACGAGGTTGTGGTGGATGAACTCCTCGAACGAGCGCAGGTAGATGACCTCGTCGTCCTCCTCCGTCACGTGCAGTCCGAGCACGTCGACGTAGAACGCCCGGCTCGCTGCGAGATCGGTGACGACGAGCTCCATGGATGCGCAGCGCACGATGTCGGGTGCGGGCGCCGTGGGCGTGGGGATGGGGTTCGGGTTGGCGGTCGGGGCGCTCATGGTCTGCTCCTCGTCGAGCTGGTGGTCGGGGGTCAGCGGGCGCCGAAGCGCGCGGTGTGGACGTCGCCGAGCGTGATGTGCACGGCCTGCTGGTCGGAGTAGAAGTCGAGGCTGCGGTAGCCGCCCTCGTGGCCGAGGCCCGAGGCCTTCACGCCGCCGAAGGGGCTGCGCAGGTCGCGCACGTTGTGGCTGTTGAGCCACACCATGCCCGCCTCGATCGACTGCGCGAAGGTGTGCGCGCGGGTGAGGTCGTTCGTCCACACGTAGGCGGCGAGGCCGTAGCGGGTGTCGTTCGCGAGTCGCAGCGCCTCCTCGTCGGAGTCGAAGGGCGTGATGGCGACGACGGGGCCGAAGATCTCCTCCTGGAAGATGCGCGCCGTCGGCGGCACGTCGACGAAGACCGTCGGGGCCACGTAGTTGCCGGTGTCGAGGCCCTCGGGGCGGCCGCCGCCGGCGACGAGGCGGCCCTCCTCCTTGCCGAGCTCGACGTACGACATGACCTTGTCGTAGTGCTCGGGGTGCACGAGCGCACCCACCTCGGTGGCGGGATCCGACGGGTCGCCGACGACGATGCGACGGGCGCGCTCGGCGTAGCGCTCGACGAACTCGTCGTAGACGGCGCGCTCGACGAGGATGCGGCTGCCCGCCGTGCAGCGCTCGCCGTTCAGCGAGAAGACGCCGAAGAGCGTCGAGTCGATCGCGGCGTCGAGGTCGGCGTCGGCAAAGACGATCGCGGGGCTCTTGCCGCCGAGCTCCATCGACATGGCCTTGAGGTGCTCGGCGCAGTTGCGGAAGATGAGCTGCCCGGTCGACGACTCGCCCGTGAAGGAGATGAGCGGCACGCCCGGGTGCTTCACGAGCGCGTCGCCCGCCTCCTCGCCGATGCCGTTGACGAGGTTGAACACGCCGTCGGGCAGGCCCGCCTCGGCGAAGATGCCCGCCCAGAGGGATGCGGACAGCGGGGTGAACTCCGCGGGCTTCAGCACGACGGTGCAGCCGGAGGCGAGCGCAGGGCCGAGCTTCCACGACTCGAGCATGAACGGCGTGTTCCACGGCGTGATGAGGCCGGCGACGCCCTTGGGCTTGCGGTTGACGTAGTTCAGCTGCATGCCGGGCACCTTGTACGCGTCGTCGCGCTGGGCGACGATGAGGTCGGCGAAGAAGCGGAAGTTCTCGGCGGCGCGCTGCGCCTGGCCCTTCGCCTGGGTGATGGGCAGGCCCGAGTCGAACGACTCGTAGGCGCTCAGCTCGTCGTCGCGCGAGGCGACGACGTCGGCGATGCGCATGAGGATGCGGGCGCGCTCGCGCGCCTTCATGCGCGGCCACGGCCCCTCCTCGAACGCGAGCGTCGCGGCGGCGACGGCGGCGTCGACGTCGGCCTGCTGGCCGGCGGCGGCGGTGGCGTAGACCTCGTTCGAGACGGGGTCGATGACCTCGAAGGTCTCACCCCCGATCGAGTCGACGGCCTTCCCGCCGATGTGGTGCTGCAGATGGGTGGGCAGGTTCGCAGGACGGTTCGTCATGGCTGTCGCTTCCGTGAGGGGGTCGTCAGGGGTGCTCGACGGCGCGGGCGTCCTCGCCCGCGCGATCGAGGTAGGCGTGGAGGGATGCGAGGCGGTGGTCGCGCACGGCGAGCTCCACCTCGCGAGCGGGCGCGCCGGTCTCGAGCAGGAGGAGGATGCGCTCGTGCTCCTCGACCGACTCGCGGG harbors:
- a CDS encoding HpcH/HpaI aldolase family protein — its product is MPIRLKPTLADRLAGAEHPLVGVWTASSSPIAAEIMAGSGADLVLVDGEHSPVGIDGLVGVLQAIEPYDATTLVRVPWNDPVVIKQVLDAGAQSLVVPMVSTEAEAVAAVQAMRYPPRGIRGIGSALARASRWTAVPDYVATAHELVALAVQIETVEGVANAEAIAAVDGVDAIFVGPADLAGSMGFPPADEVRAAVVSVIDAGRAAGTPVGVNAFVADDADHYLAAGAAFVVVAADVLLLAAGARAAVARLRPAEGETGTY
- a CDS encoding 2-keto-4-pentenoate hydratase, which produces MTEVAPGRGLDDATVTALADELAEATRTRGTVELLTTRHPTMTVDDSYAVQRIWRARREADGHRVVGRKIGLTSKVMQVATGISEPDYGVIFDDQVFASGSTLEHGRYANVRVEVELAFVLAEPLGAGATEHDVLAATEAIVPALEVLDSHIQMEGRTIVDTISDNAALGAMVLGDVRAAPDDVDLRWVGALLSRNGEIEDSGVSGAVLGHPARGVAWLAGKVGAHGDRLEAGEIVLAGSFTKPMWVERGDEIACDYRDLGVITCRFD
- the hpaD gene encoding 3,4-dihydroxyphenylacetate 2,3-dioxygenase, with amino-acid sequence MSAPTANPNPIPTPTAPAPDIVRCASMELVVTDLAASRAFYVDVLGLHVTEEDDEVIYLRSFEEFIHHNLVLRTGPVAAVAAFSYRVRTPEDVDRAEAWFQELGCRTERRRDGFVKGVGDTVRVEDPLGFPYEFFHEVEHVERLHMRYDLYSAGELVRLDHFNQVTPDVPRGRGYLEDLGFRVTEDIKDDQGVTYAAWMHRKGTVHDTALTGGDGPRMHHVAFSTHEKHNIIQICDKLGALRMSDHIERGPGRHGVSNAFYLYITDPDGHRIEIYTQDYWTGDPDNPVITWDVHDNQRRDWWGNPVVPSWYTEASPVLDLDGNVVETVARTDSSEMAVTIGADGFSYTRAGDEDGTYRGEASKGFKLGHQL
- the hpaE gene encoding 5-carboxymethyl-2-hydroxymuconate semialdehyde dehydrogenase; translated protein: MTNRPANLPTHLQHHIGGKAVDSIGGETFEVIDPVSNEVYATAAAGQQADVDAAVAAATLAFEEGPWPRMKARERARILMRIADVVASRDDELSAYESFDSGLPITQAKGQAQRAAENFRFFADLIVAQRDDAYKVPGMQLNYVNRKPKGVAGLITPWNTPFMLESWKLGPALASGCTVVLKPAEFTPLSASLWAGIFAEAGLPDGVFNLVNGIGEEAGDALVKHPGVPLISFTGESSTGQLIFRNCAEHLKAMSMELGGKSPAIVFADADLDAAIDSTLFGVFSLNGERCTAGSRILVERAVYDEFVERYAERARRIVVGDPSDPATEVGALVHPEHYDKVMSYVELGKEEGRLVAGGGRPEGLDTGNYVAPTVFVDVPPTARIFQEEIFGPVVAITPFDSDEEALRLANDTRYGLAAYVWTNDLTRAHTFAQSIEAGMVWLNSHNVRDLRSPFGGVKASGLGHEGGYRSLDFYSDQQAVHITLGDVHTARFGAR